In Nocardia sp. NBC_00403, one DNA window encodes the following:
- a CDS encoding lipase family protein — protein MTVDVIGVVGPDPNHGFDRKPLLPSNDPFLRPPKGFAAKAAGTVLRSRRVDLALLGVVSQQVSAWQLLYRSCDMHGTPEVAITTVLLPLGADSSEDRPLLAFQTAMDAVAERCSPSYALRRGSHALGSVTQLEWLLVANALRRGWAVTIADHEGPHGNFGAPREPGYRGLDGIRAALNFGPLGLCSDTRVAVWGYSGGGMASSWLVEMAPTYAPEIDIVGAVLGAPVGDPGQVFARLNGGRYAGLPAIVIAVLRRLYPALGTVFDNDLAPEGHRLIARAERATPFSAITGLTKKDVGAYLTRPLDEVLAAPDLQAMLDDLKLGYATPACPLLVVQPVHDQIIHVDGIDAQVDRYRRGGATVTYVRDRLSEHFSLLPLATPISLNWLADRLEGQPVRDTGDSTVWSVAASPAGLRGLLEMAVTAAKVALGRPLMQEAEPTSRIPRERAA, from the coding sequence ATGACCGTCGACGTCATCGGCGTTGTCGGCCCGGACCCGAATCATGGATTCGACCGCAAGCCGTTGTTGCCGAGCAACGATCCGTTCCTCCGGCCGCCGAAGGGCTTCGCCGCCAAAGCGGCGGGCACCGTCCTGCGCAGTCGCAGGGTCGATCTGGCCCTGCTCGGTGTTGTCTCGCAACAGGTTTCGGCGTGGCAACTGCTCTACCGCAGCTGTGACATGCACGGCACACCCGAGGTAGCGATCACCACGGTGCTGCTACCGCTGGGCGCCGACTCGAGCGAAGATCGGCCACTGCTTGCTTTCCAGACCGCCATGGACGCGGTCGCGGAGAGATGTTCGCCCTCCTACGCGCTGCGGCGCGGATCGCACGCACTCGGATCGGTCACCCAGCTCGAATGGCTGCTCGTCGCGAACGCGCTGCGGCGCGGCTGGGCGGTGACCATCGCCGATCACGAAGGCCCGCACGGGAACTTCGGCGCCCCACGCGAACCCGGCTACCGCGGGCTCGACGGCATTCGCGCGGCACTGAATTTCGGGCCGCTGGGCCTGTGTTCCGACACCAGGGTCGCGGTATGGGGCTATTCCGGTGGCGGCATGGCCAGCTCCTGGCTGGTCGAGATGGCGCCGACCTACGCGCCGGAGATCGATATCGTCGGTGCGGTGCTCGGCGCACCGGTCGGCGACCCAGGCCAGGTCTTCGCCCGGCTCAACGGCGGCCGCTACGCCGGGCTGCCCGCCATCGTCATCGCGGTGCTGCGCAGGCTGTACCCCGCCCTCGGCACGGTGTTCGACAACGACCTCGCCCCCGAAGGTCACCGGCTCATCGCACGCGCGGAACGGGCGACGCCGTTCTCGGCCATCACGGGCCTGACCAAGAAGGACGTCGGCGCCTACCTGACCCGCCCGCTCGACGAGGTGCTCGCCGCCCCCGATCTGCAAGCCATGCTCGACGACCTGAAGCTCGGCTACGCGACCCCGGCCTGCCCGTTGCTCGTCGTGCAACCGGTCCATGACCAGATCATCCACGTGGACGGCATCGATGCGCAGGTCGATCGGTACCGGCGCGGTGGCGCCACGGTCACCTACGTGCGCGATCGTCTCAGCGAACACTTCTCGCTGCTGCCGCTCGCTACCCCGATCAGCCTCAATTGGCTGGCCGACCGACTCGAAGGTCAACCGGTGCGCGACACCGGCGACTCGACGGTCTGGTCGGTCGCGGCCTCACCCGCCGGACTGCGCGGCCTGCTGGAAATGGCCGTGACCGCGGCCAAGGTCGCGCTCGGCAGGCCGCTGATGCAGGAGGCGGAACCCACATCCCGAATCCCCCGCGAACGCGCCGCCTGA
- the trmB gene encoding tRNA (guanosine(46)-N7)-methyltransferase TrmB yields MDAVNDAANHTAESVPEPPSTPSVPADNEPRRGTASRLYPRVTSFRSRRGALTPTQQQSWARTWPRIGGEVSDERLDATAWFGRAAPLVIEIGCGTGTATAAMAQAEPHLNLIGIEVYKPGLAQLVQRIEREHIENIRLLRGDAVDVLENMIAEQSLTGVRVFFPDPWPKARHHKRRLLQPATFALIASRLRPGGVLHVATDHADYAEHIATVGAAESQLIGLNETTGGVSAEHRDSAPIGFERPVTKFEGKAHRAGSAITEFIWGKIE; encoded by the coding sequence ATGGATGCCGTGAACGACGCCGCGAACCACACTGCCGAGTCAGTTCCGGAACCACCGTCCACACCATCGGTACCGGCTGACAACGAACCCCGACGGGGCACCGCCTCCCGCCTGTACCCCCGCGTCACGAGCTTCCGCTCGCGCCGGGGCGCGCTGACCCCGACCCAGCAGCAATCCTGGGCTCGCACCTGGCCGCGCATCGGCGGCGAGGTCTCCGACGAGCGCCTCGACGCCACCGCCTGGTTCGGCCGTGCAGCCCCCCTCGTCATCGAGATCGGTTGTGGCACAGGCACCGCCACCGCCGCGATGGCACAGGCCGAACCGCACCTGAACCTGATCGGCATCGAGGTCTACAAGCCGGGCCTCGCCCAACTCGTGCAGCGAATCGAGCGCGAGCACATCGAGAACATCCGGCTGCTGCGCGGCGACGCCGTCGATGTGCTGGAGAATATGATTGCCGAGCAGTCGCTGACGGGCGTCCGAGTCTTCTTCCCCGACCCGTGGCCCAAGGCGCGCCATCACAAGCGGCGGCTGCTGCAGCCCGCCACCTTCGCCCTCATCGCGAGCAGGCTCCGCCCCGGCGGCGTGTTGCATGTCGCCACCGATCACGCCGACTACGCTGAGCACATCGCCACGGTCGGCGCCGCGGAATCCCAGCTCATCGGCCTGAACGAGACCACGGGTGGGGTCAGTGCCGAGCATCGGGACAGCGCCCCGATCGGCTTCGAGCGGCCGGTTACCAAATTCGAAGGCAAAGCGCATCGCGCTGGAAGTGCCATCACCGAGTTCATATGGGGGAAGATCGAATGA
- a CDS encoding NYN domain-containing protein, translated as MHGTGPEVLGGVTSDVRRVLLVWDAPNLDMGLGAILGGRPTAAYRPRFDALGRWLLARTAELSVGSTYRVEPEATVFTNIASGTADVVRPWVEALRNVGYAVFAKPKIDEDSDVDADMLAHIELRSRGAGLAGIMVASADGQAFREPLEELAAHGVPVQVLGFREHASWAVTSDTLEFIDLEDIPGVFREPLPRVSLDSLPDEGAWLQPFRPLSALLTSRPSQGVA; from the coding sequence ATGCACGGCACCGGACCGGAGGTGCTCGGCGGTGTGACTTCCGATGTGCGCCGAGTCCTGCTGGTGTGGGACGCCCCCAACCTCGACATGGGTCTGGGCGCGATCCTCGGTGGCCGCCCTACCGCTGCCTACCGCCCCCGTTTCGATGCGCTCGGCCGCTGGCTGCTCGCGCGCACGGCCGAGCTGTCGGTGGGCAGCACCTACCGGGTCGAGCCGGAAGCGACCGTCTTCACCAATATCGCCAGCGGCACCGCGGACGTGGTCCGCCCGTGGGTCGAAGCGCTGCGCAATGTCGGCTACGCCGTGTTCGCGAAGCCCAAGATCGATGAGGACTCCGATGTCGACGCGGACATGCTCGCGCACATCGAACTACGCAGCCGCGGTGCCGGGCTGGCAGGCATCATGGTCGCCTCCGCCGACGGCCAGGCATTCCGTGAGCCGCTCGAGGAGCTCGCCGCACACGGAGTCCCTGTTCAGGTACTCGGCTTCCGCGAGCATGCGAGTTGGGCCGTCACATCCGATACCCTCGAATTCATCGACCTCGAGGACATCCCGGGCGTGTTCCGTGAACCGCTGCCCCGGGTCAGCCTCGACTCGCTGCCCGATGAAGGTGCTTGGCTGCAGCCGTTCCGGCCGCTGTCGGCACTGCTCACCTCTCGCCCCTCGCAAGGAGTCGCTTAG
- a CDS encoding MMPL family transporter, with protein sequence MFTRWGDLVYRWRFAVIGVVTAALLALGGYGLGLEDHLSSSGWDDPTSQSAQAARLSDQAFGRNHNSDVIVLYTAPDGRTIDDPEFRQKIVDSLNSLPREHPNEITKINGAYWQTETGPASPMTFGSKDKKYTFASIAIQGDNDTDMVRNFRNVKDVFAIPGIDVQVAGLQAVAGTLNDTIKSDSKRMEMLAIPAVAILLFFIFGGVVAAALPLIVGGLTVIGANGIVMFLTRFTEVNSFVSSVVSMIGLGLAIDYGLFIVSRYREELAEGYDTKAAVRRSVMTAGRTVVFSATMIIASLGGMLLFPQGFLKSIAYGCIATVALAALTAITILPAMLGVLGPKVDFLGLKRVRKTKTAEEIENGFWGKSTRWVMQHPLKIAIPICIGLLLLIIPVKNLAFGGINERYLPPDNSTRLAQAKFDSIFPLRKSDPIQLVFVSDSSTDVGKVWAEAKQAPGLTGTFEVPTRSNNDPDIYRTAATLADSENADPTIDYLRSLEVPDNVRMYVGGQPTIQKDSIDALLDRMPWMIALVLFVTTLLMFLTFGSLVLPIKAALMSALGLGSTLGILTWIFVDGHGAGLLNFTPQPIMSPVLVLIIAVIYGLSTDYEVFLLSRMVEARTQGASTTEAVRIGTAQTGRIITAAALILLVVTGAFAFSDLVMMQYLAYGMIAALFIDATILRMLLVPATMKLLGDDCWWAPAWMKKVQQKVGLGEPILDDERPGGGEVVDLVKTTPITDPVTMLMPALAEGTRLPKSPRRPRTVEEIEAEAPTQHFRSLGQVPPRSAPTNPEHTGPRVTPVHDPSRPRAAHSAPASPEVPAPRPMPSVQVPQDRTGPRPGAATPPQAPVPLLPTTQSPAPSVPTAQTPTPSTHAPVPSPPVGQAPMPSMPSSQARTPSIATTPVPMPSTRATQPPVPPTPAAPVPTASAPIDHPTHHAAPENPAAPHDEPDNGPPTTRSTIENWMAELRSSRRTGKPDEGRHHGGDGRTVSVNELLRRRDQE encoded by the coding sequence GTGTTTACACGCTGGGGCGATCTGGTCTATCGGTGGCGCTTCGCCGTAATCGGCGTGGTGACGGCCGCTCTCTTGGCATTGGGCGGATACGGCCTCGGCCTCGAAGACCACCTCAGCTCCAGCGGGTGGGACGATCCCACGTCACAATCCGCGCAGGCCGCGCGGTTGTCCGACCAAGCGTTCGGCCGCAATCACAACAGCGACGTGATCGTGCTGTACACCGCGCCGGACGGTCGGACGATCGACGATCCCGAGTTCAGGCAGAAGATCGTCGACAGTCTCAACAGCCTGCCGCGCGAGCACCCGAACGAGATCACCAAGATCAACGGTGCCTACTGGCAGACAGAGACCGGCCCCGCCTCACCGATGACGTTCGGCTCGAAGGACAAGAAGTACACCTTCGCCTCGATCGCCATCCAGGGCGACAACGACACCGACATGGTCCGGAACTTCCGGAATGTGAAGGACGTCTTCGCCATCCCCGGTATCGACGTGCAGGTCGCCGGTCTGCAAGCGGTGGCAGGCACACTCAACGACACCATCAAGAGCGACTCCAAGCGGATGGAGATGCTGGCCATCCCCGCCGTCGCGATCTTGCTGTTCTTCATATTCGGCGGCGTCGTCGCGGCCGCGCTGCCCTTGATCGTCGGCGGTCTCACGGTGATCGGCGCCAACGGCATCGTGATGTTCCTGACGAGGTTCACCGAGGTGAACTCCTTCGTCTCCAGCGTTGTTTCCATGATCGGCCTCGGTCTGGCGATCGACTACGGCCTGTTCATCGTGAGTAGATACCGCGAGGAACTCGCCGAGGGCTACGACACCAAAGCCGCGGTACGGCGCTCGGTGATGACCGCGGGTCGCACCGTCGTGTTCTCCGCGACGATGATCATCGCCAGCCTCGGCGGCATGCTGCTGTTCCCGCAGGGCTTCCTGAAGTCGATCGCCTACGGCTGTATCGCCACCGTGGCGCTCGCGGCGCTGACCGCCATCACGATCCTGCCCGCGATGCTCGGCGTTCTCGGGCCGAAGGTCGACTTCCTCGGCCTCAAGCGGGTCCGCAAGACCAAGACCGCCGAGGAAATCGAGAACGGCTTCTGGGGCAAGTCCACCCGCTGGGTGATGCAACATCCGCTCAAGATCGCGATCCCGATCTGCATCGGCCTGCTGCTGTTGATCATTCCGGTCAAGAACCTCGCGTTCGGCGGCATCAACGAGCGGTATCTGCCGCCGGACAACAGCACTCGGCTCGCGCAGGCGAAGTTCGATTCGATCTTCCCGCTACGCAAGTCCGATCCGATCCAACTGGTGTTCGTCTCCGACAGCAGCACCGATGTCGGCAAGGTGTGGGCCGAAGCCAAGCAGGCACCGGGGTTGACGGGCACCTTCGAGGTACCGACACGGTCGAATAACGACCCCGATATCTATCGCACCGCCGCGACGCTGGCGGACTCCGAGAACGCGGATCCGACCATCGACTATCTGCGCTCGCTCGAAGTACCCGACAACGTGCGGATGTACGTCGGCGGGCAGCCGACGATCCAGAAGGACAGCATCGACGCGCTGCTGGACCGGATGCCGTGGATGATCGCGCTCGTCCTCTTCGTCACCACGCTGCTGATGTTCCTGACCTTCGGTTCGCTGGTGCTTCCGATCAAGGCCGCGTTGATGAGCGCGCTCGGATTGGGTTCCACGCTGGGCATTTTGACGTGGATTTTCGTCGACGGGCACGGCGCGGGCCTGCTGAACTTCACGCCGCAGCCGATCATGTCGCCGGTGCTGGTGCTGATCATCGCCGTCATCTACGGCTTGTCGACCGACTACGAGGTCTTCCTGTTGTCGCGCATGGTCGAAGCGCGAACGCAGGGGGCATCGACCACCGAGGCCGTGCGCATCGGCACCGCGCAGACCGGCCGCATCATCACCGCCGCCGCGCTCATCCTGCTCGTGGTCACCGGGGCGTTCGCGTTCTCGGACCTGGTGATGATGCAGTACCTGGCCTACGGCATGATCGCCGCGCTGTTCATCGACGCCACCATCCTGCGCATGCTGCTGGTGCCCGCGACGATGAAACTGCTCGGCGACGACTGCTGGTGGGCCCCCGCCTGGATGAAGAAGGTGCAGCAGAAGGTCGGCCTCGGCGAGCCGATCCTCGACGACGAGCGCCCCGGCGGGGGCGAGGTCGTCGACCTGGTCAAGACCACGCCGATCACCGACCCGGTCACCATGCTGATGCCCGCGCTCGCGGAAGGCACGCGCCTGCCGAAGTCGCCGCGCCGCCCGCGCACGGTGGAGGAGATCGAAGCCGAGGCGCCGACACAGCATTTCCGCAGTCTCGGGCAGGTGCCGCCGCGATCCGCGCCGACCAACCCCGAACACACCGGACCCCGGGTCACTCCGGTACACGACCCGAGCAGGCCGAGAGCCGCGCATTCCGCGCCTGCATCGCCCGAGGTGCCCGCGCCTCGACCGATGCCCTCGGTCCAGGTGCCCCAGGACCGGACGGGACCACGGCCCGGGGCTGCCACACCACCGCAGGCACCTGTTCCCTTGCTGCCGACCACGCAGTCACCCGCTCCCTCGGTGCCCACAGCACAGACACCGACGCCGAGCACACATGCGCCCGTTCCTTCGCCTCCGGTCGGGCAGGCGCCAATGCCGTCGATGCCGTCCTCCCAGGCACGGACGCCATCGATAGCAACCACACCGGTGCCCATGCCGTCGACTCGTGCCACACAGCCACCGGTTCCGCCGACGCCCGCAGCACCGGTCCCGACGGCGAGCGCTCCGATCGATCACCCGACCCACCACGCCGCACCCGAAAATCCTGCGGCGCCGCATGACGAACCGGACAACGGGCCGCCGACCACGCGCAGCACCATCGAAAACTGGATGGCCGAACTGCGCTCCTCGCGCCGCACCGGCAAGCCCGACGAAGGCCGCCATCACGGTGGGGACGGCCGCACCGTCAGCGTCAACGAACTACTGCGTCGCCGCGACCAGGAGTAG